Below is a window of Bremerella alba DNA.
GAAACATTCGTGGGCTATCGCATCGCTATCTTGCTCAGGTCGCCACCAATTTGAGAAAAGCTGGCACCCATCGCTCGACCGCCGAAGTCATCGAAGGCGTTCGTCTGGCCGAAACGCTTTCGGCTTTAAATGGAGGTCAGGCTCCGACCCTCAGCGATCTGCGGGACGCAGCGATTACCCTGCTCGGTCGTGGTGAACGGTCGACGGTAAAAGATGCGTTGATGCGGGTTGATGTCGGGACCGAGATTGGTGAACTGCCAGAGGGGGTCAGCCAAACTTCGATTCAGGCCGACTTCGAACGAGAGTTGAAGCGGCTCAAGCTATCGAAATACAAAACTGCGGTTGAGCAAACTCTCGACCTCGATTTACGTGAAAATCGCCAGGTAGCCAGCGAAGAAGCGGCCTTCCTCGATCTGAACCGGTCTTCGCTTTTCCATCGCCTGCGTATGCTCGGCGTTCCATTTGCTAAGTGGGGGCAAGCTCGTCAGGAATCGACCACTTGGGCCGAGCGATGGATTGTACAGTGGACGCCGGAAAGCGAAATCGCCTTGGTCGAGGCTGTACTCGAGGGGGAAACGATCCTTCTCGCGACCGCGTTCCGTTTCAACACACTCTTGGAAAAGAGCCGCACGATCGCTGATGCCGCCAAGCTGGTCAACGATGCTTGTCAGTGCGGCATGATGGAGGCCATGGACCAAGCTCGGCAACGACTACAAGAGCTGTCGTCAGGCACTTCCGACTTCGTTGCGATTGCCAGGGCGGCATTTGAGCTGGCTCAGGTCGTTCGCTACGGAAACGTCCGCCGCTTCGATCCGGGACCGCTGATTCCTTTGATCGAAGAACTATTTGTCGAGGCCTCGCTGGCTCTTTATTCGGCCGCCAACTGCGACGATAGCGCGGCCGTGTCACTGCTAGAAGCAATCGACCTGACCAATCGTGTTGGTTTAGAGTTCGCTGAGCGAGTCGAAGAATGTCTTTGGACGGACCGTCTGCAGCAACTTGCCGACTCCGACGATCGCAACGCGCTGTTGTCTGGCTACGCTTGTGCCCTGCTGTTGGAGCGTGGACTGATTCCGAACGAGGCCCTCTCGCGTGAAGTCTCGCGGCGATTGTCCCCGGGCGTTCCTGCTGATTTAGGAGCTGGCTGGTTCGAGGGGTTGGCCCAACGTAATCGCTACGCATTGCTGGCCAGACAAACCCTGTGGGAGCAACTGGCCGAGTATGTGTCCTCGCTTGAGGAAGATCAATTTAAACGGGCGTTGGTCTTCTTGCGTCGGGCGTTTGCACAATTTCTCCCGCGCGAACGACGTCAGATTTGCGAGAACCTGGCAGAACACTGGGGACTCAACCAAGACGAGGCCGCCGATTTGCTGGAAGCACCTCTGAGCGAGGCGGAAGAAGAAAAGCTCTCTGACTTGAACGAATTCGATTTCGACGACTTTTAAGAGACCGCCACAAATGGATGCTGAACAACTCGCACGCTGGCGTCTGATCCTCGGGGCCGCAACGCAGGACTCACTAGGCAGTATGGGGCCAGGCTGCAGCCTATCTTCCGAACAATTGGAAATGGACGCAGCGCTCGCCGAAATCTATGGCGGCGGTGACGACGAGCTTTCTCAAGAGGAATGGGCTTCCGGCGATAAGAAGGTGGGGCATGGCCCCGCCAAAGGTCGCGTCACCCCCAAGGTTGCCAAGTGGCTCGATCAGATTCGCAACTTCTTCCCTACTGATGTCGTGACCCTGATCCAACACGATGCGATTGAGCGGCGGGGAATGAAGGAGTTGCTATTCGAGCCTGAGATTCTCTCTAAGGTCGAGCCCTCGTTAGACCTGGCCAGTACCGTGCTCGAACTCAAGAACCTGGTTCCCGAGAAAGCGAAAGATGCCGCTCGGGACTTGGTACGGACGGTCGTGGAAGACATTCGCCGCCGTCTGGAGCAAAGCTTCGTCCAGGCGGTTCGCGGAGCGCTCAATCGCAACCGACATTCTCCGTTTCGCAGTTTACCGAATCTCGATTGGACGCGGACCATTCGGCAGAACATCAAGAACTATAATCCCACGCTTAAAACGATCATCCCTGAGCAAATCTCTTTTTTTAGCCGACAGCAACGTCAAAACGATTGGAACATCATCATCGCCATGGACCAATCCGGGTCGATGCATTCGTCGCTTATTTTCGGCGGAATCATGGGAGCCATTCTAGCGAGCATGCCGGCTGTGGAAACCCATGTCGTGGCGTTCAATCATGAAGAGGTCGTCGACCTGACCGAGCATTGCCACGACCCGGTCGACCTACTCTTCGGTGTTCAGCTAAGCGGGGCCGAAGACTATTGGATGGCCACCAGCTACTGCGAGCGTTTCATGCATACGCCTGATAAAACGCTGTACATCGTTCTCGGCGACCTCTACGACACGAGCCCCAACGAAAACCGCTTCGTCCGAAAGATGGAGGGCCTTCTGGAAGGTGGCCTCAAAGCAATTGTGCTGTTGGCTATTTCTGATCAAGGAAAGCCCTCATACAACGAGAACCTGGCCAACAAGCTGGCAAAACTGGGTATGCCATGCTTTGCTTGCACGCCCAATCGCCTGCCGGACATGCTCGAGGCCGTCTTGCGAGGGAACGACCTGAAGAAGTTTGCCGAGACGGCGACCGAAAGTAGAAGCTAGTCGATACAACCTGCCAGGACTGACCTAACAACGGAACCTATCCCAGAATCCCGTGTGAATATTCGCCAGACGAATCGCTTGTCAGTCAAAAAGATTAGGACAAAAGCCTTTTCGCCAGATTTCGCTCTCTTAGAATAGGAAATAGGCGAAACTGCCCCATGACTAGTTTGCCTCCCTTGTCACTCAATCACCACATCAGTCGATTGCCGCCAGGATGGTTGGCACCCCTTGTGGAAGGATGCGCTGCCCAATGCCTGAAACAATCCGCATTCTCTTGATCGAAGACTCGCCCAAAGAAGCCGGTCTGGTCGAGCGTTACCTGCGCGAAGCCGAAGAAAGCTTCTCGCTTGTCCACGCCGATCGTCTCGACACGGGCCTCGCCAAGCTATCCGATGGTCCGGTTGATGTCATTTTGCTCGACCTCGATTTACCAGATAGCCACGGGCTAGAAACCATACGCTCGCTGCACGCCCAATCTCCTCATTTGCCGGTCGTGGTGCTATCCGATCGAGTCGATCGCGATCTAGCTGCACGAGCCATCCAGGAGGGCGCGCAAGATTGCCTTCCCAAGTCGAACGTCGATCCTGATTCGCTCACGCGGTGCGTACGTTATGCGATCGAACGCACGCATCGCCAACTGGTCGAATCCACGCTCGAAAACTCGGAGGCACGCTACCGAGGACTCGTCAATTCACTTCCCGTTTGCGTCTTGCAGAAAGATCTCGACGGACGTTTTATCTTCGCCAATAAAGCATACAGCGAATTCACCGGTCACGTGGTCGAAGACATTCTCGGCAAAACCGATTTCGACCTCTCGCCGGTGGATGTCGCGGAAAAGTTTCGCGAGGATGACCGCAAGGTGGCCGAGTCTGGCAAACAGTTTCGCGACATCGAAGTCAACACGACCGATGGCCACACTTCGTGGGTCGAAGTCATGAAGTCGCCGATCTGGGACGCTCATGGAAACATCGTTGGCACCCAGGCAATCTTCTGGGACGTTACCGAGCGCCAAATGGCAGTCGAAGCTCTCCTGAAAGCAAAGGAAGCCGCCGAAGAGGCCAACCGGGCCAAGAGCGAGTTTCTCGCAAACATGAGCCATGAAATTCGCACACCGCTCAATGCCGTCATTGGCATGGCCGAACTCTTGCTCGATACGTCCCTCACCCAGACGCAGCGCGACTACCTGAAAATGGTGCACGAGTCAGGTGAATCGCTTTTGTCGGTAATCAACGACATTCTTGATTTCTCGAAGATCGAGGCCGGTAAGTTAGACCTGGTCAGCAAACCGTTTGATCTCCGCGAAACGGTCGGCGATATGATGAAGCCACTTGGCGTCCGGGCCGGAGGCAACGGTCTGGAGCTTACTTGCCACTTTGAAGGCGACGTTCCCGCAATGATTGAAGGGGATCCGCACCGACTCCGCCAGATTATCGTGAATCTGGTTGGCAATGCCATCAAGTTCACCGAACAGGGAGAAATCGACTTTGATGTTAAGGTCGAATCGTCGAACAACGGCAACGTCGATCTTCATTTTCAGATCCACGACACGGGCATCGGAATCCCTGACCATAAACTGGGAACAATATTCGAGGCCTTCGAGCAGGCCGACTCCGGTTCGACTCGGCAGTACGGCGGAACAGGCTTGGGGCTGGCCATCTGTGCCCGGCTCGTCGAACTCATGGGCGGAAAGATTTGGGTCGAGAGCACCGTAGGAGAAGGTAGCACATTCCACTTCACCGTGCCCTTCCCCGTGACTCGTGCCGATCGCATTCCGCACCCTCGCGCAGCGGCTCGCATCCAGGGCACCCGCGTGTTAATCGTGGACGATAACGCGACCAACCGAACTATTCTCGATGAAATCGCACGTAGCTGGGGAATGCGGACGCAACTAGCGGCCGATGCCGAAGAAGGGCTAATGCTTCTCAAAGAGGCCTATTCGGTCGGCGACCCTCACTCGATTTTATTGACCGACGTTGAAATGCCCGGCAAGGATGGAATCGACCTGATCGCCGCAGTGCGCGAGATTCCGAACCTGAAGGATACACTAGTAATCGTCCTTAGTTCTTCCGAACGGCCCACCACGCGTCGGCGGTGCGAAGATCTTAAGATCAGTACCTTTCTTATGAAGCCGGCAAAACAGTCGGAACTGTTCGATGCAATCATCGTGGCTCTCGGAGTTGCTTCGCCAGAGGACGAGAACGAAGTCAAGTCGATAGGCAACCTGCCGAAGATTCGACCGCTCAAAGTTCTTTTGGCCGAAGACAACCGGGCCAATCAGCGTCTGGCGATTGCGTTACTGGAAAAATGGGGACACGACGTGACACTTGCCGAATCTGGCAAGCAGGCCATCGACCGTTGGGAGTACGATCAGTTCGATCTGATTGTGATGGACGTGCAGATGCCTGAGATGGATGGGCTTCAGGCAACTCAGTACATTCGAGAACGCGAAAAAGAACGCGGCGGACACGTTCCAATCATCGCCATGACCGCGCATGCGTTGGCCGGAGATCGTGAAAAATGCTTGGACTCTGGCATGGATGGCTACACTTCCAAGCCGCTACGGATTCAAGAATTGCATCAGGCGATTGCAGAATTCTTCGATGCGGAACAACCGGCCGCCGAGGATGAAACACCTAGTGCAACCGCAGCCGATCCGCAGGTCGACTGGTCGCACGCGTTGCGGGCATGTGACGGCGATAAGGAATTGTTCTTCGATCTGCTGCATCTCTTCTTGGAAGAGACGCCGGAACTGCTGAATGCCTTGGACAAAGCGATTGAAGAAAAGAACGGCGAGGCCGTCTTCCGTTCTGCCCACACGGTGGTCGGCTCATTACGCATTATAGGCCCTACCGAGGCCGGTGACATTGCCCTGCAAATCGAAAAAGCTGCTCATCAGGATGCGAACGACGGGGTCAGAGAGCTCTCTCGGCAACTGCGAAATCACCTTGATACGCTCTTTGCGGAAGCATCTCAGATCGTCGACGGTCGGCAGACTTTGCCCTAGTGGGCCACTCTGCTGATGCCCGCAATCTCTTGTGTCACTAAGAAAATCGTCGATCTTTCCATAAATTGGGAATAGGATTCGCATAAAATTTTTCGACCTTGGTAAGATACGGTCGATAGTTGTCAGGATGACGACTGTAAGCTTTATTTGTGCGCACGCTTAGCAACTTTTGTAGGCAGATTGGTGCCTATTTGATGGGAGAAATATGCCAGAAGCGGAATGGGATCGGCTTACTGCAGAGGCTGGTCGAGAACAGGGAGCGAATTGGCGGCGGTGGGGGCCCTATCTGGCAGAACGACAATGGGGCACCGTTCGAGAAAGCACGGTCGAAGCCGAACCCTGGCTCAACTTTACCCACGAAGAGTCTCGCTGGCGAGCCTATCGGTGGGGTGAGGATGGCCTGCTGGGCATTTCCGACCGTCAATGTCGACTTTGTTTTGGCCTGGCACTATGGAACGAGAAAGATCCCATTCTCAAAGAGCGTCTGTTCGGGCTGACGGGTCCCGAGGGTAACCATGGCGAAGATGTCAAAGAGGCCTATTACTACCTCGATTCGACGCCAACCCACTCATATATGAAGGCCCTCTACAAGTACCCGCAAGCCGAATACCCCTACAACCATTTGCGAGAAGAGAACGCGCGGCGGAATCGTGAGGAGCCCGAGTTCGAACTGACCGATACCTGCATCTTTGATGACGGTCGATATTTCGACGTTCAGGCCGAGTACGCCAAAGCGTCGCCTGAAGATGTTCTCATTCGGATCACTATCTCTAATCGTGGACCGGAAGACGCCCCGGTTCACCTGCTTCCGACGTGGTGGTTTCGAAATACGTGGGCCTGGGGCCCAACGCTGGAAAAGCCAGAAGTAAAACCGTCCGTTAAAGAGATTGCTCCCGATCAATTGCAAGTCAGCCACGAGACACTGGGCGAGTATCGAGTCTTCGTCGACGACGGCCCCGACGGCGAGACGCCTCCTTGGCTATTTACCGAGAACGAAACCAATACCTGGCGTTTCGAAGATGGCGAAAGCCGGCGACCTTCGTGCAAGGATGCCTTTCACCTGGCGGTCGTTCACAACATGGAAGGGGTCGTTAATCCCAATCCCACCGGTACCAAAGCCGCGGCACACTTCAAGTGCATGGTGCCTGCCGGCGAGTCCGTTCAGTTTCGCCTAAGGATCGCGCCGAACAATGACCTTCCTGAGACGCCGTTCGGAGCCGAGTTCGAAAACATCTTCGCTCAACGCGTCGACGAGGCCGATCGCTACGCTAAATCGCTGGTCGCCCCAGGCTTAACGGAAGACGAACAATCGGTTCTGCGTCAGGCTGACGCTGGTCTCTTGTGGACGAAGCAGTTTTATCACTACGTCATACCGCGTTGGCTCGAGAACAACGGCAACCCTAAGAAAAACCACGATAACCCAATGCCGGGCGCGCCCAGCCCGCGCAATGCCGACTGGGGGCATTTGTACAACAAGAACATCATCTCGATGCCGGACAAGTGGGAATATCCCTGGTACGCTGCGTGGGATTCGGCGTTTCATTTAATACCGTTCGCCAAGATCGATCCGTTCTTTGCCAAGGAACAGGCCATCCTGTTCCTCCGCGAGTGGTATATGCACCCCAACGGACAGTTGCCGGCCTACGAGTGGAACTTCAGCGATGTGAATCCGCCGGTTCATGCCTGGGCATGTTGGCGGGTCTACCAGATGACCGCGTCCAACGGTGACCGTGATCGCGTCTTCTTGGAACGTGTTTTCCAGAAGTTACTGCTGAACTTCACCTGGTGGGTCAACCGAAAAGATATCCGCGGCAAACACGTTTTCAGTGGCGGCTTTTTAGGGCTCGATAACATCGGGATCTTCGACCGCTCGAAACCACTACCCACCGGCGGTCATTTAGAACAAGCAGATGGCACCGCCTGGATGGCCTTTTATAGTTCAAGCATGCTCTCTATCGCGTTTGAACTGGCCGACGGTAATCCGGCTTACGAAGACATGGCTTCCAAGTTCTTCGAGCATTACGTCTCGATCGCCGAGGCGATGAACAGCTTGGACGGGACAGGCCTGTGGGACGAAGAAGACGGCTTTTATTACGACCACTTGCATCTGGACGGAAGAAGTATTCCTCTCAAGATTCGCTCTATTGTCGGTCTGATTCCTCTGCTGACGGTCGACGTAATCTACGAAAAAACAATCGCCAAACTTCCCGCCTTTCGCAAACGTATGGATTGGTTCCTCAATTTCCGTCCGGAACTGACTAAGTTCATGACCTATATGGAGCGAGAGCCAGAAGGGGAAAGCGACGGGCATCGATTGCTGGCGATTCCCACCAAAGATCGCTTGATGCGCATGCTGAGATACTTGCTCGACGAAGACGAGTTCCTCTCCGCCTACGGCATCCGGTCCCTCTCGAAATATCACGAGGAACATCCTTTCGAGTACGAACTGCACGGCGAACGTCTCTGCGTGAAGTATTTGCCAGGCGAGTCGGACAGCGGTTTATTCGGCGGCAATTCAAATTGGCGCGGACCAATCTGGTTTCCTCTCAATTACCTCATTATCGAGGCATTGGAACGATACCACCTGTTCTACGGTAAGTCGCTCCGGGTCGAATGCCCGGCCAGAAGCGGCCAGTACATGGACCTGCAAGAGGTAGCCGACGAGATTCGCAAGCGGCTATCGAAGCTGTTCTTAGCCAATTCCGAAGGAGACAGGCCCAGCTATGCTCGCACGGAAATTCTATTGAACGACCCGCACTGGCGCGACCTGGTACTGTTCTACGAATACTTCGACGCCGAAACAGGCAAAGGCCTGGGAGCAAGTCATCAGACCGGTTGGACCGCCCTGATTTCCCCCATCTTGGGCACGCTTGCTTCACGACGGAACGAAACGCCCGACGCCACGGAAAGCCAGCCAAAGACGCTGAGCAAGCAAACCTGAGCAGTGTCTCCACTGCGAAGTTCTGAGACAATCATGAACCAGTTCTGCAAAACAACCTGTCAGCAGAGCTGGTTTTGGGTTAGCCGCTGTCTAATTGGCATCGGCCTACCTGCCTAGTC
It encodes the following:
- a CDS encoding DUF5682 family protein; the encoded protein is MSWQIPIFGVRHLSPMGAWQLRDYLDEIRPEVILVEGIDDATPLVPDMTRQTTRPPIAILAYTDTLPVRTIVTPFARYSPEFQAILWAAENQVDAQFFDLPSECFLGLIDAEYERREKERREALETNDSPTDDNEFSDPDEVATPLEQTKLSLYERVASQAGETDFETYWERHFEHNQAQGSYRGCSFEFGAAMRDLEEDRPHWRAENLVREAYMRRRIQQTIDAGTPPEKIVAVVGAFHAPVLRGDLPAMTDQELTSLRRRSSKLTLMPYSYFKLSSQSGYGAGNRAPAYFELLWRSLNEGNIRGLSHRYLAQVATNLRKAGTHRSTAEVIEGVRLAETLSALNGGQAPTLSDLRDAAITLLGRGERSTVKDALMRVDVGTEIGELPEGVSQTSIQADFERELKRLKLSKYKTAVEQTLDLDLRENRQVASEEAAFLDLNRSSLFHRLRMLGVPFAKWGQARQESTTWAERWIVQWTPESEIALVEAVLEGETILLATAFRFNTLLEKSRTIADAAKLVNDACQCGMMEAMDQARQRLQELSSGTSDFVAIARAAFELAQVVRYGNVRRFDPGPLIPLIEELFVEASLALYSAANCDDSAAVSLLEAIDLTNRVGLEFAERVEECLWTDRLQQLADSDDRNALLSGYACALLLERGLIPNEALSREVSRRLSPGVPADLGAGWFEGLAQRNRYALLARQTLWEQLAEYVSSLEEDQFKRALVFLRRAFAQFLPRERRQICENLAEHWGLNQDEAADLLEAPLSEAEEEKLSDLNEFDFDDF
- a CDS encoding VWA domain-containing protein, which codes for MDAEQLARWRLILGAATQDSLGSMGPGCSLSSEQLEMDAALAEIYGGGDDELSQEEWASGDKKVGHGPAKGRVTPKVAKWLDQIRNFFPTDVVTLIQHDAIERRGMKELLFEPEILSKVEPSLDLASTVLELKNLVPEKAKDAARDLVRTVVEDIRRRLEQSFVQAVRGALNRNRHSPFRSLPNLDWTRTIRQNIKNYNPTLKTIIPEQISFFSRQQRQNDWNIIIAMDQSGSMHSSLIFGGIMGAILASMPAVETHVVAFNHEEVVDLTEHCHDPVDLLFGVQLSGAEDYWMATSYCERFMHTPDKTLYIVLGDLYDTSPNENRFVRKMEGLLEGGLKAIVLLAISDQGKPSYNENLANKLAKLGMPCFACTPNRLPDMLEAVLRGNDLKKFAETATESRS
- a CDS encoding hybrid sensor histidine kinase/response regulator, with amino-acid sequence MPETIRILLIEDSPKEAGLVERYLREAEESFSLVHADRLDTGLAKLSDGPVDVILLDLDLPDSHGLETIRSLHAQSPHLPVVVLSDRVDRDLAARAIQEGAQDCLPKSNVDPDSLTRCVRYAIERTHRQLVESTLENSEARYRGLVNSLPVCVLQKDLDGRFIFANKAYSEFTGHVVEDILGKTDFDLSPVDVAEKFREDDRKVAESGKQFRDIEVNTTDGHTSWVEVMKSPIWDAHGNIVGTQAIFWDVTERQMAVEALLKAKEAAEEANRAKSEFLANMSHEIRTPLNAVIGMAELLLDTSLTQTQRDYLKMVHESGESLLSVINDILDFSKIEAGKLDLVSKPFDLRETVGDMMKPLGVRAGGNGLELTCHFEGDVPAMIEGDPHRLRQIIVNLVGNAIKFTEQGEIDFDVKVESSNNGNVDLHFQIHDTGIGIPDHKLGTIFEAFEQADSGSTRQYGGTGLGLAICARLVELMGGKIWVESTVGEGSTFHFTVPFPVTRADRIPHPRAAARIQGTRVLIVDDNATNRTILDEIARSWGMRTQLAADAEEGLMLLKEAYSVGDPHSILLTDVEMPGKDGIDLIAAVREIPNLKDTLVIVLSSSERPTTRRRCEDLKISTFLMKPAKQSELFDAIIVALGVASPEDENEVKSIGNLPKIRPLKVLLAEDNRANQRLAIALLEKWGHDVTLAESGKQAIDRWEYDQFDLIVMDVQMPEMDGLQATQYIREREKERGGHVPIIAMTAHALAGDREKCLDSGMDGYTSKPLRIQELHQAIAEFFDAEQPAAEDETPSATAADPQVDWSHALRACDGDKELFFDLLHLFLEETPELLNALDKAIEEKNGEAVFRSAHTVVGSLRIIGPTEAGDIALQIEKAAHQDANDGVRELSRQLRNHLDTLFAEASQIVDGRQTLP
- a CDS encoding MGH1-like glycoside hydrolase domain-containing protein: MPEAEWDRLTAEAGREQGANWRRWGPYLAERQWGTVRESTVEAEPWLNFTHEESRWRAYRWGEDGLLGISDRQCRLCFGLALWNEKDPILKERLFGLTGPEGNHGEDVKEAYYYLDSTPTHSYMKALYKYPQAEYPYNHLREENARRNREEPEFELTDTCIFDDGRYFDVQAEYAKASPEDVLIRITISNRGPEDAPVHLLPTWWFRNTWAWGPTLEKPEVKPSVKEIAPDQLQVSHETLGEYRVFVDDGPDGETPPWLFTENETNTWRFEDGESRRPSCKDAFHLAVVHNMEGVVNPNPTGTKAAAHFKCMVPAGESVQFRLRIAPNNDLPETPFGAEFENIFAQRVDEADRYAKSLVAPGLTEDEQSVLRQADAGLLWTKQFYHYVIPRWLENNGNPKKNHDNPMPGAPSPRNADWGHLYNKNIISMPDKWEYPWYAAWDSAFHLIPFAKIDPFFAKEQAILFLREWYMHPNGQLPAYEWNFSDVNPPVHAWACWRVYQMTASNGDRDRVFLERVFQKLLLNFTWWVNRKDIRGKHVFSGGFLGLDNIGIFDRSKPLPTGGHLEQADGTAWMAFYSSSMLSIAFELADGNPAYEDMASKFFEHYVSIAEAMNSLDGTGLWDEEDGFYYDHLHLDGRSIPLKIRSIVGLIPLLTVDVIYEKTIAKLPAFRKRMDWFLNFRPELTKFMTYMEREPEGESDGHRLLAIPTKDRLMRMLRYLLDEDEFLSAYGIRSLSKYHEEHPFEYELHGERLCVKYLPGESDSGLFGGNSNWRGPIWFPLNYLIIEALERYHLFYGKSLRVECPARSGQYMDLQEVADEIRKRLSKLFLANSEGDRPSYARTEILLNDPHWRDLVLFYEYFDAETGKGLGASHQTGWTALISPILGTLASRRNETPDATESQPKTLSKQT